One stretch of Variovorax sp. TBS-050B DNA includes these proteins:
- a CDS encoding SUMF1/EgtB/PvdO family nonheme iron enzyme: MPSSSPLTPSSPAHSIDSPEMHRAGRELLSLALIDARNHTLHLLSLYEQALGSSTLAVPASDESIVPPVWLAGHIGWFAEWWIGRNTQRAFGAECPVRPTRLAAIDPHADEWWNPAQVTRVRQWSPDLPDLAHTKAYLLETLESTLELLEHAAETDPGLYFYRLALFHEDMRGEQFIVMAQTLGLPLGIGQPPATVVREPLVLPATRWELGLPEQGGGFAFAQEIGAHRVDVPEFEIDAQPVTWNQYIEFVDEGGYDREELWHPEGWRWLADQIEGRRSPRHVEQIGAARHGTGGSVLQHRFGATVRAAGHHSAVHLSWWEADAWARWAGRRIATEVEWEIAAQAAARRGFRWADVHEWTAGTLRPWPGFRADPWSAGSEFDPVPAFGRARVLRGASFATRSRLRSLRRRSFALPGRDEGFFGFRTCSL; encoded by the coding sequence ATGCCGTCGTCATCGCCCCTCACGCCTTCGAGCCCGGCGCATTCCATCGACTCGCCCGAGATGCACCGCGCGGGCCGCGAGCTGCTCTCGCTCGCGCTGATCGACGCGCGCAACCACACGCTGCACCTGCTCTCGCTCTACGAGCAGGCACTGGGCTCTTCCACCCTTGCCGTGCCCGCGAGCGACGAGAGCATCGTGCCGCCGGTGTGGCTTGCGGGGCACATCGGCTGGTTCGCCGAGTGGTGGATCGGCCGCAACACCCAGCGCGCCTTCGGCGCCGAGTGCCCCGTGCGGCCGACCCGGCTCGCGGCCATCGATCCCCATGCCGACGAATGGTGGAACCCTGCGCAGGTGACGCGGGTGCGGCAGTGGTCGCCCGACCTGCCCGATCTCGCGCACACCAAGGCCTACCTGCTCGAAACGCTGGAGAGCACGCTCGAACTGCTCGAGCATGCGGCCGAGACCGACCCGGGCCTGTACTTCTACCGCCTCGCGCTCTTCCATGAAGACATGCGCGGCGAGCAGTTCATCGTGATGGCGCAGACCCTCGGGCTGCCGCTGGGCATCGGGCAACCGCCCGCCACCGTGGTGCGCGAGCCGCTGGTGCTGCCCGCCACGCGCTGGGAGCTCGGCCTGCCCGAGCAGGGCGGCGGCTTCGCCTTCGCGCAGGAGATCGGCGCGCACCGGGTCGACGTGCCCGAGTTCGAGATCGATGCGCAGCCCGTGACCTGGAACCAGTACATCGAGTTCGTCGACGAGGGCGGCTACGACCGCGAGGAACTCTGGCATCCCGAGGGCTGGCGCTGGCTCGCCGACCAGATCGAGGGACGCCGCAGCCCGCGCCACGTCGAGCAGATCGGCGCCGCGCGCCACGGCACCGGCGGCTCGGTGCTGCAGCACCGTTTTGGTGCGACCGTGCGCGCCGCCGGCCACCACAGCGCGGTGCACCTGAGCTGGTGGGAGGCCGACGCCTGGGCGCGCTGGGCCGGCCGCCGCATCGCCACCGAGGTCGAGTGGGAGATCGCCGCCCAGGCGGCCGCGCGGCGCGGCTTCCGCTGGGCCGACGTGCATGAATGGACCGCGGGCACGCTGCGGCCCTGGCCCGGCTTCCGCGCCGATCCATGGAGCGCGGGATCGGAGTTCGATCCGGTGCCGGCCTTCGGACGCGCGCGCGTGCTGCGCGGCGCCTCGTTCGCCACGCGCTCGCGGCTGCGTTCGCTGCGGCGCCGCAGCTTCGCGCTGCCGGGCCGCGACGAGGGCTTCTTCGGCTTCAGGACCTGCAGTCTTTGA
- a CDS encoding TRAP transporter small permease subunit yields MNFLLRFSRAVDWLNAQIGKYVIWLILASTVISAINAIVRKVLNTSSNAYLEVQWYLFAASFLIAAGYTLLNQEHVKVDVLVGRLSKRGQIWVDIFGFAFFLTPFCLAVLWYGIPFFLNGYRSGEMSNNAGGLIRWPVYAMIPLGFTLLMLQGWSELIKRVAFLQGRIDDPTAKRGEKTAEEELAESIRRLAEAQPKSS; encoded by the coding sequence ATGAATTTCCTGCTCAGGTTTTCGCGCGCGGTCGACTGGCTCAATGCCCAGATCGGCAAGTACGTGATCTGGCTCATCCTGGCGTCGACCGTGATCAGTGCCATCAATGCGATCGTCCGCAAGGTGCTGAACACCAGTTCCAACGCCTACCTCGAGGTGCAGTGGTACCTGTTCGCCGCCTCGTTCCTGATCGCCGCGGGCTACACGCTGCTGAACCAGGAGCACGTGAAGGTCGACGTGCTCGTGGGCCGCCTCTCGAAGCGCGGCCAGATCTGGGTCGACATCTTCGGCTTCGCCTTCTTCCTCACGCCCTTCTGCCTGGCCGTGCTCTGGTACGGCATTCCGTTCTTCCTGAACGGCTACCGCTCGGGCGAGATGTCGAACAACGCGGGCGGCCTGATCCGCTGGCCGGTGTACGCGATGATCCCGCTCGGCTTCACGCTGCTGATGCTGCAGGGCTGGTCCGAACTCATCAAGCGCGTCGCCTTCCTGCAGGGCCGCATCGACGACCCGACCGCCAAGCGCGGCGAGAAGACGGCCGAGGAAGAGCTGGCGGAGTCGATCCGCCGGCTCGCCGAAGCCCAACCCAAGTCCAGCTGA
- a CDS encoding TRAP transporter large permease subunit, whose amino-acid sequence MEFIIQNYAPLMFAGLICFLLVGFPVAFSLGACGLFFGFVGIELGLLPEALLQAMPLRLFGIMQNDTLLAIPFFTLMGLILERSGMAEDLLETIGQLFGPIRGGLALAVVFVGALLAATTGVVAASVISMGLISLPIMMRYGYDRRLATGVIAASGTLAQIIPPSLVLIILADQLGRSVGDMYKGAFLPGFLLMAMYAGYVILLAVFKPAWVPALPPEARTMREDSGKSGGLSLLVLTAVCTVASVWFARHIVDIHSWWKGEEVTRVATDETIVVSMCAGVLLALVIAVINRITRMGLLSRMAERVTFVLIPPLLLIFLVLGTIFLGVATPTEGGAMGAVGALIMAAVRGRMSMSLLKQALNTTTKLSCFVIFILIGATIFGLVFQGVDGPLWVEHLLAKVPGGQLGFLIVVNIMVFFLAFFLDFFELSFIVVPLLAPVADKLGIDLIWFGVLLAVNMQTSFMHPPFGFALFYLRSVAPTKAYTDRVTGKLVEPVTTMQIYWGAVPFLLIQLAMVGLIIAFPGIVSSGLDEKEVYDLDKVMREMEANMPGAAPEVPAPEVPPPDAGAPATPAPEAGASAPEGGAAAPAAEDDPMKAMLESMERDKK is encoded by the coding sequence ATGGAATTCATCATTCAGAACTACGCCCCGCTGATGTTCGCGGGGCTGATCTGCTTCCTGCTGGTCGGCTTCCCCGTGGCCTTCAGCCTGGGCGCCTGCGGCCTGTTCTTCGGCTTCGTGGGCATCGAGCTCGGCCTTCTGCCCGAGGCGCTGCTGCAGGCCATGCCGCTGCGGCTCTTCGGCATCATGCAGAACGACACGCTGCTCGCCATCCCGTTCTTCACGCTCATGGGCCTGATCCTCGAGCGCAGCGGCATGGCCGAGGACCTGCTCGAGACCATCGGCCAGCTGTTCGGCCCGATCCGCGGCGGCCTCGCGCTGGCCGTGGTGTTCGTGGGCGCGCTGCTCGCGGCGACCACCGGCGTGGTGGCGGCCTCGGTGATCTCGATGGGCCTGATCTCGCTGCCGATCATGATGCGCTACGGCTACGACCGGCGCCTCGCCACCGGCGTGATCGCGGCCTCGGGCACGCTCGCGCAGATCATCCCGCCGTCGCTGGTGCTGATCATCCTGGCCGACCAGCTCGGCCGCAGCGTAGGCGACATGTACAAGGGCGCGTTCCTGCCGGGCTTCCTGCTGATGGCGATGTATGCGGGCTACGTGATCCTGCTCGCGGTGTTCAAGCCCGCGTGGGTGCCCGCGCTGCCGCCCGAAGCGCGCACGATGCGCGAGGACAGCGGCAAGAGCGGTGGTCTCTCGCTGCTGGTGCTCACCGCCGTGTGCACCGTGGCATCGGTCTGGTTCGCGCGACACATCGTCGACATCCACAGCTGGTGGAAGGGCGAGGAAGTCACGCGCGTCGCCACCGACGAGACGATCGTGGTGTCGATGTGCGCAGGCGTGCTGCTGGCGCTGGTGATCGCGGTCATCAACCGCATCACGCGCATGGGCCTGCTCTCGCGCATGGCCGAGCGCGTGACCTTCGTGCTGATTCCGCCGCTGCTGCTGATCTTCCTCGTGCTCGGCACCATCTTCCTGGGCGTCGCCACGCCGACCGAAGGCGGCGCGATGGGCGCCGTGGGCGCGCTGATCATGGCTGCGGTGCGCGGACGCATGAGCATGTCGCTGCTCAAGCAGGCGCTCAACACCACCACCAAGCTCTCGTGCTTCGTGATCTTCATCCTGATCGGCGCCACGATCTTCGGCCTGGTGTTCCAGGGCGTGGACGGGCCGCTGTGGGTCGAGCATCTGCTGGCCAAGGTGCCGGGAGGCCAGCTGGGCTTCCTGATCGTGGTGAACATCATGGTGTTCTTCCTGGCGTTCTTCCTCGACTTCTTCGAGCTGTCGTTCATCGTGGTGCCGCTGCTGGCGCCGGTGGCCGACAAGCTGGGCATCGACCTGATCTGGTTCGGCGTGCTGCTGGCCGTGAACATGCAGACCTCGTTCATGCACCCGCCCTTCGGCTTCGCGCTGTTCTACCTGCGCAGCGTGGCGCCCACGAAGGCCTACACCGACCGCGTGACGGGCAAGCTCGTCGAGCCGGTCACCACCATGCAGATCTACTGGGGCGCGGTGCCGTTCCTGCTGATCCAGCTCGCGATGGTCGGCCTGATCATCGCCTTCCCGGGCATCGTGTCGAGCGGCCTGGACGAGAAGGAGGTCTACGACCTCGACAAGGTCATGCGCGAGATGGAAGCGAACATGCCGGGCGCTGCACCGGAGGTGCCCGCGCCCGAGGTGCCGCCGCCCGACGCCGGTGCGCCCGCGACGCCCGCCCCGGAGGCCGGGGCCTCGGCGCCCGAAGGCGGCGCGGCCGCCCCGGCGGCGGAGGACGATCCGATGAAGGCGATGCTCGAATCGATGGAGCGGGACAAGAAATAG
- a CDS encoding TRAP transporter substrate-binding protein, which yields MDRRSLIKNAGIAGVLAAGIAPAVHAQAAVRWRLASSFPKSLDTIYGGAEVFAKAVKAMSGGKFEISVHAGGELMPPFGVVDGVQNGSVEMCHTVPYYFYGKNPAFALGSAIPFGLNSRQMTAWMTHGNGRKLMNEFYAKYNMLSFAGGNTGCQMGGWYRKEIKSPNDFKGMKMRLGGGLIGDVMTKLGAVPQSIPGGEIYQSLEKGTLDAAEWVGPYDDQKLGFNKVAPFYYYPGWWEGGPEVDFFINQKAFDGLSAENKAIVEAAAALASSDMLAKYDALNPTALKQLVASKTKVLPFSQAVLDASFKASMEVFAENDAKSPEWKKIYADLRTFQRDQVLWFRFAESAFDTFMAKQKL from the coding sequence ATGGATCGTCGTTCCCTCATCAAAAACGCCGGCATCGCCGGCGTTCTGGCCGCCGGCATTGCGCCCGCAGTCCATGCGCAAGCCGCCGTCCGCTGGCGGCTCGCGTCGAGCTTCCCCAAGTCACTCGACACCATCTACGGCGGCGCGGAAGTCTTCGCCAAGGCGGTCAAGGCGATGTCGGGCGGCAAGTTCGAGATCTCGGTGCATGCCGGCGGCGAGCTGATGCCTCCGTTCGGCGTGGTGGACGGCGTGCAGAACGGCTCGGTCGAGATGTGCCACACCGTGCCCTACTACTTCTACGGCAAGAACCCCGCGTTCGCGCTGGGCTCGGCGATTCCCTTCGGCCTGAACTCGCGCCAGATGACCGCGTGGATGACGCACGGCAACGGCCGCAAGCTCATGAACGAGTTCTACGCCAAGTACAACATGCTGAGCTTCGCCGGCGGTAACACGGGCTGCCAGATGGGCGGCTGGTACCGCAAGGAGATCAAGTCGCCGAACGACTTCAAGGGCATGAAGATGCGCCTCGGCGGCGGCCTGATTGGCGACGTGATGACCAAGCTCGGCGCGGTGCCGCAGAGCATCCCCGGCGGCGAGATCTACCAGTCGCTCGAAAAGGGCACGCTGGACGCCGCCGAATGGGTTGGCCCGTACGACGACCAGAAGCTCGGCTTCAACAAGGTCGCGCCGTTCTACTACTACCCCGGCTGGTGGGAAGGCGGCCCCGAGGTCGATTTCTTCATCAACCAGAAGGCCTTCGACGGCCTGTCGGCGGAGAACAAGGCCATCGTCGAAGCGGCAGCCGCGCTGGCCTCGTCGGACATGCTCGCCAAGTACGACGCGCTGAACCCTACCGCGCTGAAGCAGCTCGTGGCCTCGAAGACCAAGGTGCTGCCGTTCTCGCAGGCCGTGCTCGACGCCTCGTTCAAGGCCTCGATGGAAGTCTTCGCCGAGAACGACGCCAAGAGCCCCGAGTGGAAGAAGATCTACGCCGACCTGCGCACCTTCCAGCGCGACCAGGTGCTGTGGTTCCGCTTCGCCGAGTCGGCGTTCGACACCTTCATGGCCAAGCAGAAGCTCTGA
- the dxs gene encoding 1-deoxy-D-xylulose-5-phosphate synthase: MAPLLPTLHDPAPIRQYDRAQLKQLADEVRACVLDNVSRTGGHLSSNLGTVELTVALHHVFHTPHDRLVWDVGHQTYPHKILTGRRERMPTLRQIGGISGFPQRTESEYDTFGTAHSSTSISAALGMAMAAKQKGEDRHTVAIIGDGALTAGMAFEALNNAGVCDCKLLVILNDNDMSISPPVGALNRYLAQLMSGNFYAAAKNVGKSVLRAAPPLFELAKRFEQHAKGMVVPATLFEQFGFNYVGPIDGHDLDSLVPTLENLKHLDGPQFLHVVTKKGQGYKLAEADPVAYHGPGKFDPQVGLVKSAAPAKQTFTQVFGQWLCDMAAHDGRLVGITPAMREGSGLVEFEQRFPDRYYDVGIAEQHAVTFAAGLACEGLKPVVAIYSTFLQRAYDQLIHDVAIQNLPVVFALDRAGLVGADGATHAGAYDIPFLRCIPNMSIACPADERETRQLLTSAYEQNHPVAVRYPRGAGAGVAPHLALDALPFGKGERRREGRRIAILAFGTLLYPALTAAESLDATVLNMRWAKPLDVELLLEAARTHEALVTVEEGAVMGGAGSAVLEALQAAGLQKPVLQLGLPDRFIEHGDPAKLLASIGLDAAGIEASIVQRFGASVAG; this comes from the coding sequence ATGGCACCGCTGCTTCCCACGCTCCACGACCCGGCGCCGATCCGGCAGTACGACCGGGCCCAGCTCAAGCAGCTGGCGGACGAGGTGCGGGCCTGCGTGCTCGACAACGTCTCGCGCACCGGCGGCCACCTGAGCTCCAACCTCGGCACGGTCGAGCTCACGGTCGCGCTGCACCACGTCTTCCACACGCCGCACGACCGGCTGGTGTGGGACGTGGGTCATCAGACCTATCCGCACAAGATCCTCACCGGCCGGCGCGAGCGCATGCCCACGCTGCGCCAGATCGGCGGCATCTCGGGCTTCCCGCAGCGCACCGAGAGCGAGTACGACACCTTCGGCACCGCGCACTCGTCGACCAGCATCTCGGCCGCGCTCGGCATGGCGATGGCGGCCAAGCAGAAGGGCGAGGACCGCCACACGGTCGCGATCATCGGCGACGGCGCGCTCACGGCCGGCATGGCCTTCGAGGCGCTCAACAACGCCGGCGTGTGCGACTGCAAGCTGCTCGTGATCCTGAACGACAACGACATGTCGATCAGCCCGCCCGTGGGTGCGCTCAACCGCTACCTCGCGCAGCTCATGAGCGGCAACTTCTATGCCGCGGCGAAGAACGTGGGCAAGAGCGTGCTGCGCGCCGCGCCGCCGCTGTTCGAGCTCGCCAAGCGCTTCGAGCAGCATGCCAAGGGCATGGTGGTGCCGGCCACGCTGTTCGAGCAGTTCGGCTTCAACTACGTGGGCCCGATCGACGGCCACGACCTCGACTCGCTGGTGCCCACGCTGGAGAACCTCAAGCACCTCGACGGCCCGCAGTTCCTGCACGTGGTCACGAAGAAGGGGCAGGGCTACAAGCTGGCCGAGGCCGACCCCGTGGCCTACCACGGTCCCGGCAAGTTCGATCCGCAGGTCGGGCTGGTCAAGTCGGCCGCGCCGGCCAAGCAAACCTTCACGCAGGTCTTCGGCCAGTGGCTCTGCGACATGGCGGCGCACGACGGCCGGCTCGTGGGGATCACGCCCGCGATGCGCGAGGGCTCGGGCCTGGTCGAGTTCGAGCAGCGCTTTCCCGATCGCTACTACGACGTCGGCATCGCCGAGCAGCATGCGGTGACCTTCGCCGCGGGCCTGGCCTGCGAAGGCCTGAAGCCGGTCGTCGCCATCTATTCGACCTTCCTGCAGCGCGCCTACGACCAGCTGATCCACGACGTGGCGATCCAGAACCTGCCCGTGGTGTTCGCACTCGACCGCGCGGGGCTCGTGGGCGCCGACGGGGCCACCCATGCGGGCGCCTACGACATTCCGTTCCTGCGCTGCATTCCCAACATGAGCATCGCCTGTCCGGCCGACGAGCGCGAGACGCGGCAGCTGCTCACGAGCGCCTACGAGCAGAACCATCCGGTGGCGGTGCGCTATCCGCGCGGTGCCGGCGCGGGCGTCGCCCCGCACCTCGCGCTCGATGCGCTGCCCTTCGGCAAGGGCGAGCGGCGGCGCGAGGGCCGGCGCATCGCGATCCTCGCCTTCGGCACGCTGCTGTATCCGGCGCTCACAGCGGCCGAGTCGCTCGACGCCACGGTGCTCAACATGCGCTGGGCCAAGCCGCTCGACGTCGAGCTGCTGCTCGAGGCCGCGCGCACGCACGAGGCGCTGGTCACCGTCGAGGAGGGCGCCGTGATGGGCGGCGCCGGCAGCGCGGTGCTCGAGGCGCTGCAGGCCGCGGGGCTGCAGAAGCCGGTGCTGCAGCTGGGCCTGCCCGACCGCTTCATCGAGCATGGCGATCCCGCGAAGCTGCTCGCTTCGATCGGGCTCGATGCCGCGGGCATCGAGGCCTCGATCGTGCAGCGCTTCGGCGCCTCGGTCGCAGGGTAA
- a CDS encoding farnesyl diphosphate synthase has protein sequence MSAVRTAGWDAARLSAWSEPHLARVEAALSEWVGVDAPVLLGDAMRYAVLDGGKRLRPLLVLAASEAVGGNTAAALRAACAAELIHAYSLVHDDLPCMDNDVLRRGKPTVHVKFGEADALLAGDALQALAFELLTPEGDEVPASMQAALCRLLARAAGSQGMAGGQAIDLASVGLALDEAQLREMHRLKTGALLQGSVEMGAACAAAPLAPGALAALRDYGAAIGLAFQVVDDILDVTADSQTLGKTAGKDAAADKPTYVSLWGLDGARTQAAQLLAEALAALERSGLADTAALRALAHMVVDRDR, from the coding sequence ATGAGCGCCGTGCGCACGGCCGGCTGGGACGCGGCGCGCCTCTCGGCCTGGAGCGAGCCGCATCTGGCGCGGGTCGAGGCCGCGTTGTCCGAATGGGTCGGCGTCGATGCGCCGGTGCTGCTCGGCGATGCGATGCGCTATGCCGTGCTCGACGGCGGCAAGCGCCTGCGGCCGCTGCTGGTGCTGGCCGCGAGCGAAGCAGTCGGCGGCAATACCGCCGCTGCGCTGCGCGCAGCCTGCGCGGCGGAACTGATCCATGCCTATTCCCTGGTGCACGACGACCTGCCCTGCATGGACAACGACGTGCTGCGCCGTGGCAAGCCCACGGTGCACGTGAAGTTCGGCGAAGCCGATGCGCTGCTCGCGGGCGATGCGCTGCAGGCGCTGGCCTTCGAGCTGCTGACGCCCGAAGGCGACGAGGTGCCCGCATCGATGCAGGCCGCGCTCTGTCGCCTGCTCGCGCGCGCCGCGGGCAGCCAGGGCATGGCGGGCGGACAGGCGATCGACCTCGCGAGCGTGGGCTTGGCGCTCGACGAGGCGCAACTGCGCGAGATGCACCGCCTGAAGACCGGCGCGCTGCTGCAGGGCAGCGTCGAAATGGGCGCGGCCTGCGCCGCGGCACCGCTGGCGCCCGGCGCGCTGGCGGCACTGCGCGACTACGGCGCCGCGATCGGCCTTGCATTCCAGGTGGTCGATGACATCCTCGACGTGACGGCCGATTCGCAGACCCTCGGCAAGACCGCCGGCAAGGATGCGGCCGCCGACAAGCCCACCTACGTCTCGCTCTGGGGCCTGGACGGTGCACGCACGCAGGCGGCGCAATTGCTGGCCGAGGCGCTCGCCGCGCTCGAGCGCAGCGGCCTCGCCGACACGGCGGCGCTGCGCGCGCTCGCCCACATGGTCGTCGACCGCGACCGATGA
- a CDS encoding exodeoxyribonuclease VII small subunit, giving the protein MPKVPSPAPSSPEATPDTGPLPASYEAGLQELEQLVAELESGQLPLDQLLGSYQRGAALLAFCREKLQAVEDQIKVLDAGTLKPWNAE; this is encoded by the coding sequence ATGCCCAAGGTCCCTTCCCCCGCGCCGTCCAGCCCGGAAGCCACGCCCGACACAGGTCCGCTGCCGGCCAGCTACGAAGCCGGGCTCCAGGAGTTGGAACAATTGGTTGCAGAACTCGAGTCGGGCCAGCTGCCGCTCGACCAGCTGCTCGGCAGCTACCAGCGAGGCGCCGCGCTGCTCGCGTTCTGCCGCGAGAAGCTGCAGGCGGTCGAGGACCAGATCAAGGTGCTCGACGCCGGGACGCTCAAGCCTTGGAACGCCGAATGA
- a CDS encoding aromatic ring-hydroxylating dioxygenase subunit alpha, which yields MSDLSLQLQQAASQLPVSAYFDESLYAREMQTLFARGPRYVGHRLAVPEPGDFHTLPQEHQGRALVHTPKGVELISNVCRHRQALILRGRGQLDSQAGGNIVCPLHRWTYAASDPRTTGTLIGAPHFEQDPCLNLHNYPLTEWNGLLFESAPGGSGRDVAADMATLGPRADLDFTGYALDRVELHECNYNWKTFIEVYLEDYHVGPFHPGLGSFVTCDDLRWEFNRNYSVQTVGVANRLGRAGSPIYQRWQEQLLKYREGKPPKYGAIWLTYYPNVMVEWYPHVLTVSTLHPVSPTRTLNMIEFFYPEEIVAFEREFVEAQQAAYMETCVEDDEIAERMDAGRRALMLRGENETGPYQSPMEDGMQQFHEWYKAAMQAA from the coding sequence ATGTCTGATTTAAGTCTTCAACTGCAGCAGGCCGCGAGCCAACTTCCAGTTTCCGCGTACTTCGACGAGTCGCTCTACGCGCGCGAAATGCAGACACTCTTCGCCCGCGGCCCGCGCTACGTGGGCCACCGGCTCGCGGTGCCGGAGCCGGGCGACTTCCACACCCTGCCGCAGGAGCACCAGGGCCGCGCGCTCGTGCACACGCCCAAGGGTGTCGAACTCATCTCCAACGTGTGCCGCCACCGGCAGGCGCTGATCCTGCGCGGGCGCGGCCAGCTCGACAGCCAGGCCGGCGGCAACATCGTCTGCCCGCTGCACCGCTGGACCTACGCGGCCTCCGACCCGCGCACCACCGGCACGCTGATCGGCGCGCCGCATTTCGAGCAGGATCCCTGCCTGAACCTGCACAACTATCCGCTCACCGAGTGGAACGGCCTGCTGTTCGAAAGCGCGCCCGGCGGCAGCGGCCGCGACGTGGCGGCCGACATGGCCACGCTGGGCCCGCGCGCCGACCTCGACTTCACCGGCTATGCGCTCGACCGCGTCGAGCTGCACGAGTGCAACTACAACTGGAAGACCTTCATCGAGGTCTACCTCGAGGACTACCACGTCGGCCCGTTCCATCCCGGCCTCGGCAGCTTCGTCACCTGCGACGACCTGCGCTGGGAATTCAACCGCAACTACTCGGTGCAGACCGTGGGCGTGGCCAACCGGCTGGGCCGCGCCGGCAGCCCGATCTACCAGCGCTGGCAGGAACAGCTGCTCAAGTACCGCGAGGGCAAGCCGCCGAAGTACGGCGCGATCTGGCTGACCTACTACCCGAACGTGATGGTCGAGTGGTATCCGCACGTGCTCACGGTGTCGACGCTGCATCCGGTGAGCCCGACGCGCACGCTCAACATGATCGAGTTCTTCTACCCCGAGGAGATCGTCGCCTTCGAGCGCGAGTTCGTCGAGGCCCAGCAGGCCGCCTACATGGAGACCTGCGTCGAGGACGACGAGATCGCCGAGCGCATGGACGCCGGCCGCCGCGCGCTGATGCTGCGCGGCGAGAACGAGACCGGCCCCTACCAGAGCCCGATGGAAGACGGCATGCAGCAGTTCCACGAGTGGTACAAGGCCGCGATGCAGGCTGCCTGA
- a CDS encoding DMT family transporter — protein sequence MVLGAFLFATMSVVVKVASAWFNSGEMVLGRGLIGIVFLWLLARSRGVSMATRYPGMHAWRSIIGVVSLGAWFYAIAHMPLATAVTLNYMSSVWVAAFLVGGALLAWVPVPGRDGRVERPPLQGPLALTVLAGFVGVVLMLKPSVSGHESFAGLLGLLSGLTAAFAYMQVVALSRIGEPELRTVFYFAVGSAVAGAFATAATGFSGGDAWTWQHALWLLPIGLLAALGQLCMTRAYATAKTQAGTLVVANLQYSGIVFAAFYGVVLFDDRIDAAGWAGMALIIASGIAATVLRQRAVPKAPAEEH from the coding sequence ATGGTGCTGGGCGCCTTTCTGTTCGCGACCATGAGCGTGGTCGTCAAGGTGGCCTCGGCGTGGTTCAACAGCGGGGAGATGGTGCTCGGGCGCGGCCTGATCGGCATCGTGTTCCTGTGGCTGCTGGCGCGCAGCCGCGGGGTCTCGATGGCCACGCGCTACCCCGGCATGCACGCCTGGCGCAGCATCATCGGCGTGGTGTCGCTCGGCGCATGGTTCTACGCCATCGCCCACATGCCGCTCGCCACCGCCGTGACGCTCAACTACATGAGCAGCGTCTGGGTCGCGGCCTTCCTGGTCGGCGGCGCGCTGCTCGCGTGGGTGCCGGTGCCCGGGCGCGACGGCCGGGTCGAGCGGCCGCCGCTGCAGGGGCCGCTCGCGCTCACGGTGCTCGCGGGCTTCGTGGGCGTGGTGCTGATGCTCAAGCCCAGCGTCAGCGGCCACGAGAGCTTCGCGGGCCTGCTGGGCCTGCTGTCGGGGCTGACCGCCGCCTTCGCCTACATGCAGGTGGTCGCGTTGTCGCGCATCGGCGAGCCCGAGCTGCGCACCGTCTTCTATTTCGCCGTGGGTTCGGCGGTGGCCGGCGCATTCGCCACGGCCGCCACCGGGTTTTCGGGCGGCGACGCCTGGACGTGGCAGCATGCGCTCTGGCTGCTGCCGATCGGCCTGCTCGCCGCGCTCGGCCAGCTCTGCATGACGCGCGCCTACGCCACGGCCAAGACCCAGGCCGGCACCCTCGTGGTGGCCAACCTGCAGTACTCCGGCATCGTGTTCGCGGCGTTCTACGGCGTGGTGCTGTTCGACGACCGCATCGACGCCGCGGGGTGGGCCGGCATGGCGCTGATCATCGCGAGCGGCATCGCGGCCACCGTGCTGCGGCAGCGCGCCGTGCCCAAGGCGCCGGCCGAAGAACACTGA